A region from the Cyprinus carpio isolate SPL01 chromosome A8, ASM1834038v1, whole genome shotgun sequence genome encodes:
- the LOC109085963 gene encoding C2 calcium-dependent domain-containing protein 4C, with protein MWILQKVQAGAESLPVQINHLICKNKEEISAKTSIFNKLHSNVLTPEKIPEFFLPPKLTKRCLMADAEKISQCLNEEKKASSFAKTSLSRPGTAQPLRASLNKPTAALNKLKPIPYSLKCYESGLFESPNTRRKESLFHSALTSYTLERMTIKTPKLSYRPVLKTASTESDTPSADSSPYSTPPPIRREDFTSELTISEEPLQQDVHASRDEQKKVHSTPDKKLVSKVRHRAKVIQTSHCTKLAPPIQFPLDMLHCQERFHQEHVLPLPQRGRVRVSAFRTSAAQCSTTVRIRVISVECLREPSDLRPLTCSLTLSLTPGKLQRQHSAIIRNCRNPVFNEDFFFQEPEEQQGSLGDLALRLKVLDKASGLGRGVVLGIVIKPLCQLLPL; from the coding sequence ATGTGGATCCTCCAGAAAGTGCAGGCGGGAGCAGAAAGTCTCCCGGTGCAGATCAATCACCTCATCTGCAAAAATAAGGAGGAGATTTCAGCCAAGACCAGCATCTTCAATAAACTGCACAGCAACGTCCTCACACCTGAAAAAATCCCTGAATTCTTCCTGCCTCCCAAACTGACCAAGCGCTGCCTCATGGCAGACGCTGAAAAAATCTCACAGTGTCTGAACGAAGAAAAAAAAGCTTCCAGCTTTGCAAAAACATCACTGTCAAGACCTGGTACTGCCCAGCCACTCAGAGCGAGTCTAAACAAACCTACAGCGGCTTTAAACAAACTCAAACCCATCCCATATTCACTGAAATGCTACGAGTCGGGTTTATTTGAGAGTCCGAACACGCGCCGCAAAGAGTCTTTGTTCCATTCGGCACTTACCAGTTACACACTAGAGCGAATGACCATCAAAACACCCAAACTGTCCTACAGACCAGTGCTGAAGACGGCCAGCACTGAGAGTGACACACCCTCTGCTGACTCCTCCCCTTATTCAACACCTCCACCAATCAGAAGAGAGGATTTCACCAGCGAACTGACCATCTCTGAAGAGCCGCTGCAGCAAGATGTTCATGCCTCTAGAGACGAGCAAAAGAAAGTTCACTCCACTCCAGACAAAAAGCTTGTGTCAAAAGTCCGTCACCGTGCTAAAGTTATTCAAACATCCCATTGCACCAAACTAGCCCCGCCCATCCAGTTCCCCCTGGACATGCTGCACTGCCAGGAACGCTTCCATCAGGAGCACGTGCTTCCTCTTCCTCAGAGAGGCCGGGTGCGCGTCTCTGCCTTCAGGACCAGCGCAGCCCAGTGCTCTACGACAGTTCGCATCCGCGTGATCTCTGTGGAATGCTTGAGAGAGCCCAGCGACCTTCGACCTCTGACCTGCAGCTTGACCCTAAGCCTCACTCCAGGCAAGCTGCAGCGGCAACACAGCGCTATCATCAGGAACTGCCGTAACCCCGTGTTCAATGAAGATTTCTTCTTCCAGGAGCCCGAGGAGCAGCAGGGCAGTCTGGGAGATCTGGCTCTCAGACTGAAGGTGCTGGATAAGGCCTCAGGACTGGGCCGAGGAGTGGTGCTGGGGATCGTCATCAAACCTCTCTGTCAGCTACTGCCTCTGTGA
- the LOC109085964 gene encoding forkhead box protein B2-like: protein MPRPGKNSYSDQKPPYSYISLTAMAIQSSSEKMLPLSDIYKFIMDRFPYYCENTQRWQNSLRHNLSFNDCFIKIPRRPDQPGKGSFWALHPDCGDMFENGSFLRRRKRFKLLRVEHSACKSGPVLHSYHSHAQPALHQSHHHSGKLGVGHPEYLGTMGRLSHFQSYTLGGGQSGSFKHPFAIESLIGRDYKGVMASGLPIASVMHHLGYPVPQLGSMVNSVWPHVGMLSEPVSSDYPPFNVAVKGLYHHHPGTQSMPAVPVPIKPTPTLGTVPPLTGMTPGVMQLCPRTAALMERDATALVEEKSGSLHPALLQS from the coding sequence atgcCTCGGCCAGGCAAGAACTCCTACAGTGACCAGAAGCCTCCATACTCTTACATCTCTCTGACCGCCATGGCCATTCAAAGCTCGTCTGAGAAGATGCTCCCCCTCAGCGACATCTACAAATTCATCATGGACCGTTTCCCGTATTACTGCGAGAACACTCAACGCTGGCAGAACTCGCTCCGGCACAACCTTTCCTTCAACGACTGCTTCATTAAGATCCCCCGGCGCCCCGACCAGCCGGGAAAGGGCAGCTTCTGGGCCCTGCATCCGGACTGTGGAGACATGTTCGAGAATGGCAGCTTCCTGCGTCGCCGCAAGCGTTTCAAGCTCCTCCGGGTGGAGCATTCGGCTTGTAAGAGTGGCCCTGTGCTGCACTCCTACCACTCTCATGCTCAGCCTGCCTTGCATCAATCCCACCACCATTCGGGCAAGCTGGGCGTGGGACATCCGGAGTACCTGGGCACCATGGGCCGGCTCTCGCATTTCCAGAGCTACACACTTGGCGGCGGGCAGAGCGGCAGCTTCAAACACCCGTTCGCCATCGAGAGCCTGATTGGCAGAGACTATAAAGGAGTGATGGCCAGCGGGTTGCCCATCGCCTCGGTCATGCATCACCTGGGGTATCCCGTGCCTCAGCTGGGCAGCATGGTCAACTCGGTGTGGCCACATGTTGGCATGCTGTCTGAGCCGGTGTCATCAGACTACCCACCGTTCAATGTGGCGGTCAAGGGGCTGTACCATCATCACCCAGGAACCCAAAGCATGCCTGCTGTGCCCGTGCCTATCAAACCCACGCCGACCCTGGGCACAGTCCCACCCTTGACTGGCATGACGCCGGGAGTAATGCAGCTGTGCCCAAGAACGGCGGCTCTGATGGAGAGAGATGCAACAGCTCTTGTTGAGGAGAAAAGCGGGTCTCTCCATCCTGCTCTCCTGCAGTCCTGA
- the LOC109068639 gene encoding glycerol-3-phosphate acyltransferase 4-like isoform X2, whose protein sequence is MGPFMSPFNNLLCMLLGISFTVWFTLLLVFIIVPAIFGVSFGIRRLYMKTLLKVFEWATMRMERGAKEKNHLLYKPCSLNSIIAKESTSLEEELKDIRRNCSSPELDDSASITTDPSPSSSEFDMSDAFYFCRRGIESIVDDEVTKCFTAEELESWNLLTRSNYNFNHISSRLTAPAEMSCFWFIRLTLAITGVGLLVVLTAMIGFLPNGRMKNFLSEKVHLMCYRICVRALTAIITYHHSENKPKNGGICVANHTSPIDVIILASDGCYAMVGQIHGGLMGLIQRSMVKACPHIWFERSEVKDRHLVAKRLSDHVKDKSKLPILIFPEGTCINNTSVMMFKKGSFEIGSTVYPVAIKYDPRFGEAFWNSSQFGMMNYLLRMMSSWAIVCSVWYLPPMIRQEGEDAMQFANRVKAAIARQGGLVDLLW, encoded by the exons ATGGGCCCTTTTATGTCTCCTTTCAATAATCTGCTATGCATGCTGTTGGGTATCTCTTTCACTGTCTGGTTCACGCTGCTCTTGGTCTTCATCATCGTTCCTGCCATCTTCGGTGTGTCTTTCGGTATCCGCAGACTCTACATGAAGACGCTACTCAAGGTGTTTGAG tggGCCACAATGAGGATGGAAAGAGGAGCTAAGGAGAAAAACCATCTTTTGTACAAGCCTTGCAGTCTTAATA GCATTATTGCTAAAGAATCTACATCACTTGAAGAGGAGCTCAAAGACATTCGCCGAAACTGCAGCAGCCCAGAGTTGGATGACTCCGCCTCCATCACCACAGACCCCTCCCCTTCCTCGTCAGAGTTTGACATGTCGGACGCCTTCTACTTTTGCCGCCGTGGCATTGAAAGCATCGTAGATGATGAGGTTACCAAGTGTTTCACGGCAGAGGAGCTGGAGTCGTGGAACTTGCTAACCAGGAGCAACTATAACTTCAATCACATCAGCAGCAGACTGACAGCCCCAG CTGAAATGTCTTGTTTTTGGTTTATCAGGTTAACATTAGCAATCACAGGAGTGGGCCTATTGGTTGTCTTAACTGCCATGATTGGTTTTCTGCCCAATGGGAG gatgAAAAATTTTCTCAGTGAGAAGGTGCACCTGATGTGTTACCGTATCTGTGTGAGAGCGCTGACTGCTATCATCACATACCATCACAG TGAAAACAAACCCAAGAATGGAGGCATCTGTGTCGCCAACCACACGTCACCTATTGACGTCATTATACTAGCCAGTGATGGATGCTATGCAATG gtGGGTCAGATCCATGGGGGCCTGATGGGGCTCATTCAGAGGTCTATGGTGAAGGCTTGTCCACACATTTGGTTTGAGCGCTCAGAAGTCAAAGATCGCCATCTAGTGGCTAAAAG GTTGAGCGATCACGTAAAAGACAAAAGCAAACTGCCCATCCTCATATTCCCCGAAG GAACCTGCATTAATAACACATCAGTCATGATGTTCAAGAAAGGAAGCTTTGAAATTGGCTCAACCGTCTACCCTGTCGCCATAAAG TATGACCCTCGGTTTGGGGAAGCCTTCTGGAACAGCAGTCAGTTTGGGATGATGAATTATCTGCTCAGGATGATGAGTAGCTGGGCTATCGTGTGCAGCGTGTGGTACCTGCCTCCGATGATTCGTCAG GAAGGTGAGGATGCAATGCAGTTTGCTAACAGAGTAAAGGCAGCCATTGCCAGACAGGGTGGTCTAGTGGACCTGCTGTGGTAA
- the LOC109068639 gene encoding glycerol-3-phosphate acyltransferase 4-like isoform X1, which translates to MSCFWFIRLTLAITGVGLLVVLTAMIGFLPNGRMKNFLSEKVHLMCYRICVRALTAIITYHHSENKPKNGGICVANHTSPIDVIILASDGCYAMVGQIHGGLMGLIQRSMVKACPHIWFERSEVKDRHLVAKRLSDHVKDKSKLPILIFPEGTCINNTSVMMFKKGSFEIGSTVYPVAIKYDPRFGEAFWNSSQFGMMNYLLRMMSSWAIVCSVWYLPPMIRQEGEDAMQFANRVKAAIARQGGLVDLLWDGGLKRGKVKDTFKEEQQKLYSKILVGTQEVRSRS; encoded by the exons ATGTCTTGTTTTTGGTTTATCAGGTTAACATTAGCAATCACAGGAGTGGGCCTATTGGTTGTCTTAACTGCCATGATTGGTTTTCTGCCCAATGGGAG gatgAAAAATTTTCTCAGTGAGAAGGTGCACCTGATGTGTTACCGTATCTGTGTGAGAGCGCTGACTGCTATCATCACATACCATCACAG TGAAAACAAACCCAAGAATGGAGGCATCTGTGTCGCCAACCACACGTCACCTATTGACGTCATTATACTAGCCAGTGATGGATGCTATGCAATG gtGGGTCAGATCCATGGGGGCCTGATGGGGCTCATTCAGAGGTCTATGGTGAAGGCTTGTCCACACATTTGGTTTGAGCGCTCAGAAGTCAAAGATCGCCATCTAGTGGCTAAAAG GTTGAGCGATCACGTAAAAGACAAAAGCAAACTGCCCATCCTCATATTCCCCGAAG GAACCTGCATTAATAACACATCAGTCATGATGTTCAAGAAAGGAAGCTTTGAAATTGGCTCAACCGTCTACCCTGTCGCCATAAAG TATGACCCTCGGTTTGGGGAAGCCTTCTGGAACAGCAGTCAGTTTGGGATGATGAATTATCTGCTCAGGATGATGAGTAGCTGGGCTATCGTGTGCAGCGTGTGGTACCTGCCTCCGATGATTCGTCAG GAAGGTGAGGATGCAATGCAGTTTGCTAACAGAGTAAAGGCAGCCATTGCCAGACAGGGTGGTCTAGTGGACCTGCTGTG ggaTGGTGGGTTGAAACGAGGGAAAGTGAAAGACACTTTCAAAGAGGAGCAACAAAAACTCTACAGCAAGATTTTGGTTGGAACGCAAGAGGTCCGCAGCCGCTCTTGA